One stretch of Candidatus Bathyarchaeia archaeon DNA includes these proteins:
- the topA gene encoding DNA topoisomerase I, producing the protein MPYLDKYTLIVTEKPDAAFRIATALDANGNAKRALKNGVPYYQAYRNGEILVVPALGHLYTVAAAKKKGKRGYPIFDYEWVPRYEAEKGANRIRVWLKTITQLAEGAEVLVDGCDYDLEGSLIGYCIIKYACGGREREAKRMKYSTLTKEELEEAYRSLMPQLDFTLIDAGLARHEVDWLYGINLSRALTQAAKKSSNQYTILSTGRVQGPTLKFLAAREKSIAKFVSTPYWMVRAKIRIDEAVFEAEHETKTIEQKDAAKTIMQNCKDAKKGSIENAQTETFTQLPPPPFDLGALQWGAYRLFGYTPMCTLKAAQRLYLDALISYPRTSSQKLPRSIGYQKILGNLARNPEFTKLAGELLAKSQLVPFEGKKVDPAHPAIYPTGKQPKKMPAAEKNIYGLVVRRFLAVFGEPALRQTVTATVNINGEKFLVEGKQTLKEGWLHFFEGYRRMRDAPLPTLTKGQEVLVKKVVLEEKATLPPSRYNPGSLLRKMEQCNIGTKATRAGITQTLYDRKYVQEEKMVVTDLGLQVTEVLSKYCPSVVSVDFTRKLEEEMELVRSGAESKQKVVSEAVEVLKQVMANLWENEQAVGEQLSKAVFQAKQEERIIGTCPTCKVGKLIVQYSKKSGKRFVGCTNFFEGACKTTFPLPQSGTVKPSGKTCRKCGWPTVYVWLKRKQPWNLCLNPQCPTKSKQKKATK; encoded by the coding sequence AAACGGCGTTCCATACTACCAAGCGTACAGAAACGGGGAGATTCTGGTTGTTCCAGCATTGGGGCACTTGTACACGGTTGCGGCCGCCAAAAAAAAGGGAAAAAGGGGCTACCCAATTTTTGATTATGAATGGGTTCCGCGATATGAAGCGGAGAAAGGCGCAAATCGGATTCGGGTTTGGCTGAAAACCATTACGCAGTTGGCGGAGGGCGCTGAGGTTTTGGTTGACGGTTGTGACTACGACTTGGAAGGCAGCTTGATCGGCTACTGCATCATCAAATACGCTTGCGGGGGCAGGGAACGGGAGGCTAAACGCATGAAGTACTCCACGTTAACCAAAGAGGAACTGGAAGAAGCTTACAGGTCGCTTATGCCACAGTTGGATTTTACTTTAATAGATGCAGGGTTAGCGCGGCACGAAGTGGATTGGTTGTATGGCATAAACCTTTCTCGCGCATTAACCCAAGCCGCAAAAAAAAGCAGCAACCAATACACCATCTTAAGCACGGGACGTGTTCAAGGACCCACATTAAAGTTTCTTGCAGCACGAGAAAAAAGCATAGCAAAGTTTGTTTCCACACCCTACTGGATGGTTAGAGCAAAAATCAGAATCGACGAGGCAGTTTTTGAGGCGGAACATGAAACAAAAACAATTGAACAAAAAGACGCTGCCAAAACAATAATGCAAAACTGCAAAGACGCAAAAAAAGGCTCAATAGAAAATGCCCAAACTGAAACGTTTACACAATTGCCGCCGCCACCCTTTGACTTAGGAGCGCTTCAATGGGGAGCTTACCGATTGTTTGGCTACACACCCATGTGCACATTAAAAGCGGCACAACGGCTGTATTTGGATGCGTTGATTTCGTATCCGCGAACCAGCAGCCAGAAACTTCCCCGCAGCATAGGCTACCAAAAAATCTTGGGAAATCTTGCTCGAAACCCCGAATTCACCAAACTGGCGGGCGAACTGCTTGCCAAAAGCCAACTGGTGCCGTTTGAGGGAAAAAAGGTTGACCCTGCACACCCCGCCATTTACCCAACAGGAAAACAACCAAAAAAGATGCCTGCCGCGGAAAAAAACATCTATGGCTTGGTTGTGCGAAGGTTTCTGGCGGTTTTTGGGGAGCCTGCTTTGCGGCAAACGGTTACCGCAACGGTCAATATAAATGGGGAAAAGTTCCTTGTTGAGGGTAAGCAGACGCTAAAAGAGGGATGGCTGCACTTTTTTGAAGGCTACAGGCGAATGCGGGACGCTCCTTTGCCAACTTTAACCAAGGGGCAAGAAGTGTTGGTGAAGAAAGTTGTCTTAGAGGAGAAGGCGACGCTGCCGCCTTCAAGATACAATCCAGGCAGCCTTTTGAGAAAGATGGAGCAGTGCAACATTGGAACCAAAGCGACCCGCGCAGGCATCACCCAAACGTTGTATGACCGCAAGTATGTTCAGGAGGAGAAAATGGTGGTTACGGATTTGGGGCTGCAGGTTACAGAGGTTTTGAGCAAATATTGCCCTAGTGTAGTGTCAGTGGATTTTACGCGTAAGCTGGAAGAAGAAATGGAGCTTGTTCGAAGCGGAGCAGAAAGCAAGCAGAAGGTAGTTTCGGAGGCTGTTGAAGTTCTCAAACAGGTGATGGCAAATTTGTGGGAGAATGAACAGGCCGTGGGAGAACAGTTAAGCAAGGCGGTTTTTCAGGCGAAACAGGAGGAGAGAATCATAGGTACCTGCCCTACGTGTAAGGTGGGGAAGCTGATTGTTCAGTATTCGAAGAAGTCGGGTAAACGGTTTGTAGGCTGCACCAACTTTTTTGAGGGGGCGTGTAAAACTACGTTTCCGCTGCCTCAGAGTGGAACAGTGAAGCCTTCGGGCAAAACCTGCAGAAAGTGCGGTTGGCCTACGGTGTATGTTTGGCTGAAGAGGAAGCAGCCGTGGAATTTATGCCTTAATCCGCAATGTCCGACCAAGAGCAAGCAGAAAAAGGCTACAAAGTGA
- a CDS encoding antitoxin, producing MSEVIGVRVPKKLKEELQELNRDYADEVKACLEKMVKKKKLNKLWKRQTGLEKNYKRRQD from the coding sequence ATGAGTGAAGTCATTGGGGTAAGGGTCCCAAAAAAACTCAAAGAAGAACTTCAAGAACTAAACCGTGATTACGCGGACGAGGTCAAAGCCTGCCTTGAGAAAATGGTGAAGAAAAAGAAATTAAACAAGCTTTGGAAGAGGCAGACAGGTTTAGAGAAAAACTACAAAAGAAGACAGGACTGA